A window of Spirochaetota bacterium contains these coding sequences:
- a CDS encoding DedA family protein, whose amino-acid sequence METTILELLDKVLACNEALFYLFLFVSAVIENLFPPIPGDTITAFGAFLVGTGRLNYFLVYGVTTLGSVVGFMLLFFLGRFMGKEFFMNKNYSFFSSKSILSAEAWFRRFGYPVVAGNRFLPGIRSVISLVSGISMLSPARVLALSVASAAVWNFIWIHAGFMLGTNWDAVRGKTQTLLRNYNLAVGAIMLAAAVVYVIYRVRRSAKERAGSAA is encoded by the coding sequence ATGGAAACCACAATTTTAGAGCTTCTCGACAAGGTACTCGCCTGCAATGAGGCGCTTTTCTACCTGTTCCTGTTTGTAAGCGCCGTCATTGAAAACCTTTTTCCGCCCATTCCCGGGGACACCATCACCGCCTTCGGGGCATTTCTCGTGGGAACCGGGAGGCTCAATTATTTCCTCGTATACGGCGTCACGACCCTGGGAAGTGTTGTGGGTTTCATGCTGCTGTTTTTCCTGGGAAGGTTCATGGGAAAGGAATTTTTCATGAACAAGAATTACAGCTTTTTCTCCTCCAAAAGCATCCTTTCCGCGGAGGCATGGTTCCGGAGGTTCGGATATCCCGTCGTAGCCGGAAACAGGTTTCTCCCCGGCATACGTTCGGTGATTTCGCTGGTTTCCGGAATCTCCATGCTTTCCCCTGCACGTGTCCTGGCGCTCTCTGTCGCGAGCGCCGCGGTATGGAATTTCATCTGGATCCACGCCGGTTTCATGCTGGGCACCAACTGGGACGCCGTCCGCGGCAAAACACAGACCCTGCTCCGGAACTACAACCTTGCCGTAGGCGCGATCATGCTGGCGGCGGCCGTGGTATACGTTATATACCGGGTGCGCAGGTCGGCAAAGGAACGCGCCGGGTCCGCCGCCTAG
- a CDS encoding FadR family transcriptional regulator, whose amino-acid sequence MTSAARKLDPVVKSRLHEGIVRQVLQKILAGELKPGEKLPAEREIAESLKVNRATLREALKKLEVLGLVDIRHGDGIYVQNYLESGNLELFREIIYSKAILNPGVLENILVIRRILVPEMAAIAAEKRTDEHVRDLATLVLDDPGDEMLERDLTVHRMIARASGNLFYIFILNFFNQLFRDFGPIYFDFPENRERSAKFHRDIAAAIGAGKADKARKIMHEVLLFTEERIHEYYKAGNSVGRGAAGKGA is encoded by the coding sequence ATGACAAGCGCGGCAAGAAAACTGGATCCCGTCGTCAAGAGCAGGCTGCACGAGGGAATCGTGCGCCAGGTGCTGCAGAAAATCCTCGCGGGGGAGCTCAAGCCCGGTGAGAAGCTCCCTGCCGAAAGGGAGATCGCGGAAAGCCTCAAGGTAAACAGGGCCACCCTGCGCGAGGCGCTCAAGAAGCTCGAGGTGCTGGGGCTGGTCGATATCCGGCACGGGGACGGCATCTACGTACAGAATTATCTCGAAAGCGGCAACCTGGAGCTTTTCCGCGAGATAATTTACAGCAAGGCGATACTGAACCCCGGCGTGCTGGAAAACATCCTGGTGATACGCCGGATACTGGTGCCCGAGATGGCGGCTATAGCGGCGGAGAAGCGAACGGACGAACATGTGCGCGATCTTGCAACGCTCGTCCTGGACGATCCCGGCGACGAGATGCTTGAACGCGATCTCACCGTGCATCGGATGATAGCCCGCGCGAGCGGCAATTTATTCTACATATTCATACTGAATTTTTTCAACCAGCTCTTTCGGGACTTCGGGCCAATCTATTTCGATTTTCCCGAAAACAGGGAGCGCTCCGCGAAATTTCACCGTGACATCGCGGCGGCGATAGGGGCCGGGAAGGCCGACAAGGCTCGCAAGATTATGCACGAGGTCCTGCTTTTTACCGAGGAAAGGATACATGAATACTACAAGGCCGGCAACTCCGTGGGACGCGGCGCGGCCGGCAAGGGGGCGTAA
- a CDS encoding glycerol-3-phosphate dehydrogenase/oxidase: MNTTRPATPWDAARPARGRNMKRFIEKYKGEEYDIVVIGGGITGAAVAYDAASRGLKVALLEKNDFGWATSAATSKLIHGGLRYLNNMEFGLVRESLRERRILENIAPNLVYPIPFMVPNYHKFKNNKWIIKIGLTLYDILSFDKKWTWDKSKRIPNHSSYSKKKVMTMEPNVRKLGLTGAALYYDCQSIFPERLTLAFVKSAESYGAHVANYARVLDFLYSDGKGVAGVKVQDILTGKTVEVKARLTINCAGPWADIVLNLAQKGNGNHHIRRSEGIHLILKNAVEKNAVTMLTPGGRHFFVVPWRGHSLVGTTDKEYVGNPDEYHVSRASIEEFITEINGSFGDGGISYKDVQYAYGGLRPLVDTQTEGTYKSSRKYEIYNNALQGFEGLITVEGGKYTTSRKLAVNVLKMVQVKLKTRLPRSTTALEYLKGCEIEDMAGFLDRARKQNPDFSIKTLEYLARNYGTEYNAVLELARADKKLAQQVSADGEILAEVVYAVRVECARTLSDIMLRRTGTGTLGYPGDKIMKLVAAVAAKELKWDAARVRKEIASVKAQLVLPNGEKGAKKR, encoded by the coding sequence ATGAATACTACAAGGCCGGCAACTCCGTGGGACGCGGCGCGGCCGGCAAGGGGGCGTAACATGAAACGGTTCATCGAAAAATACAAGGGCGAGGAATACGACATCGTGGTCATCGGGGGAGGAATCACGGGAGCGGCCGTGGCGTATGACGCGGCGTCCCGCGGGCTGAAGGTGGCGCTCCTCGAGAAAAACGATTTCGGATGGGCGACCTCCGCGGCGACCTCCAAGCTCATTCACGGGGGACTGCGGTATCTCAACAACATGGAGTTCGGCCTCGTGCGGGAATCGCTCCGCGAGCGGCGCATCCTGGAAAACATAGCCCCGAACCTGGTGTACCCGATTCCCTTCATGGTTCCGAACTACCACAAGTTCAAGAACAACAAGTGGATAATCAAGATCGGGCTCACGCTCTACGACATTCTTTCCTTCGATAAGAAATGGACGTGGGACAAGAGCAAGCGGATCCCCAACCACTCATCGTACTCGAAGAAGAAGGTCATGACCATGGAGCCCAACGTGAGAAAGCTGGGGCTTACCGGGGCGGCACTCTACTACGACTGCCAGAGCATCTTCCCCGAGAGGCTCACCCTGGCATTCGTCAAGTCGGCCGAGAGCTACGGGGCGCATGTGGCCAACTACGCCAGGGTTCTCGACTTCCTCTACAGCGACGGGAAGGGCGTCGCCGGCGTAAAGGTGCAGGATATCCTAACCGGGAAAACCGTCGAGGTAAAGGCGCGCCTCACGATAAACTGCGCGGGCCCCTGGGCGGACATCGTGCTCAACCTCGCCCAGAAGGGCAACGGGAACCACCATATCCGGCGTTCGGAAGGGATTCACCTCATCCTGAAAAACGCGGTCGAGAAAAACGCGGTGACCATGCTCACGCCGGGTGGGAGGCATTTCTTCGTGGTGCCGTGGCGGGGCCACTCGCTGGTCGGGACCACCGACAAGGAATATGTGGGAAATCCCGATGAGTACCATGTTTCGCGCGCGAGCATCGAAGAGTTTATTACCGAGATCAACGGGTCCTTCGGGGACGGCGGCATCTCCTACAAGGACGTGCAGTACGCCTACGGCGGACTGCGCCCGCTGGTCGATACCCAGACCGAGGGGACGTACAAGTCTTCCCGCAAGTACGAAATTTACAATAACGCGCTCCAGGGCTTCGAAGGACTCATCACGGTCGAGGGCGGCAAGTATACGACGAGCCGGAAACTCGCGGTAAATGTGCTGAAAATGGTCCAGGTGAAGCTGAAAACACGGCTGCCCCGGTCCACGACCGCGCTCGAATATCTCAAGGGATGCGAGATCGAGGACATGGCCGGGTTCCTGGACAGGGCCCGCAAGCAGAACCCGGACTTCAGCATAAAGACGCTTGAGTACCTCGCCCGGAATTACGGGACCGAGTACAACGCGGTGCTCGAGCTCGCGCGCGCCGATAAAAAGCTCGCCCAGCAGGTGAGCGCCGACGGGGAAATACTCGCCGAGGTCGTCTACGCGGTACGCGTCGAGTGTGCGCGGACGCTTTCCGATATCATGCTGCGCCGGACGGGGACCGGTACCCTGGGCTACCCGGGCGACAAGATCATGAAGCTCGTGGCTGCGGTCGCGGCGAAGGAGCTCAAGTGGGACGCGGCACGCGTGCGGAAGGAGATCGCCAGCGTCAAGGCGCAGCTTGTGCTTCCCAACGGTGAAAAGGGCGCGAAGAAGCGGTAA
- a CDS encoding class II fructose-1,6-bisphosphate aldolase — translation MISYKELGLVNTRDMFAKAMKGGYAIPAYNFNNMEQLQAIIQACVETKSPVILQVSSGARKYANATLLRNMARGAVEYARELGYPIPIVLHLDHGDTFELAKDCIESGFSSVMIDGSHFPYDENAALTKKVVEFAHKHDVTVEGELGVLAGVEDDVSAEHSNYTRPEEVEDFVKKTGVDSLAISIGTSHGANKFKPEQCTRNDQGILVPPPLRFDILEEIEKRIPGFPIVLHGSSSVPQEQVRIINTHGGALKDAVGIPEDQLRKAARSAVCKINIDSDGRLAMTAAIRKVFTEKPAEFDPRKYLGPARDSLKELYMHKNINVLGSSGHA, via the coding sequence ATGATAAGCTACAAGGAACTCGGACTGGTTAACACGCGGGATATGTTCGCGAAGGCGATGAAGGGCGGTTACGCCATTCCCGCGTACAACTTCAATAACATGGAACAGCTTCAGGCCATCATCCAGGCCTGCGTGGAGACCAAGTCTCCCGTGATCCTCCAGGTCTCCTCGGGGGCGCGGAAATACGCGAATGCCACCCTGCTGCGGAACATGGCGCGCGGCGCGGTCGAATACGCCCGGGAGCTCGGGTATCCCATCCCCATCGTCCTGCACCTCGACCACGGCGACACGTTCGAGCTCGCGAAGGACTGCATAGAGAGCGGATTCTCCTCCGTAATGATCGACGGATCGCATTTCCCCTACGACGAAAACGCCGCGCTCACGAAGAAGGTGGTTGAATTCGCGCACAAGCACGATGTTACGGTAGAGGGCGAGCTCGGCGTGCTCGCGGGCGTCGAGGACGACGTATCGGCGGAGCACTCGAATTACACGAGACCGGAGGAGGTGGAGGATTTCGTGAAAAAAACGGGCGTCGATTCGCTGGCCATTTCTATCGGAACCTCCCACGGGGCGAACAAGTTCAAGCCGGAACAATGCACGCGGAACGACCAGGGAATCCTGGTACCGCCCCCGCTGCGTTTCGACATACTCGAGGAAATCGAGAAGCGTATACCCGGCTTCCCGATCGTGCTCCACGGATCGTCCTCGGTTCCACAAGAGCAGGTGAGGATCATCAACACGCACGGGGGGGCGCTCAAGGACGCGGTGGGCATCCCCGAGGACCAGCTGCGCAAGGCGGCGCGCTCGGCGGTGTGCAAGATCAACATAGATTCGGATGGGCGTCTCGCAATGACCGCGGCCATCCGCAAGGTATTCACCGAAAAGCCCGCGGAGTTCGACCCGCGGAAGTACCTGGGACCGGCGCGCGATTCGCTCAAGGAGCTGTACATGCATAAGAACATCAACGTGCTCGGATCCTCCGGGCACGCCTGA
- the trxA gene encoding thioredoxin, with protein sequence MDHITELTEQNFSTEVQASTVPVLVDFWAPWCGPCRMQTPILEEIAQSGEVNVKIVKCNTDENPGLASRFAINSIPTLILFKGGQEAERMVGVQPAASLKKRLQ encoded by the coding sequence ATGGACCATATAACCGAACTCACCGAGCAGAACTTTTCCACCGAGGTGCAGGCCAGCACCGTACCCGTCCTCGTTGATTTCTGGGCCCCCTGGTGCGGGCCGTGCAGGATGCAGACCCCGATACTCGAAGAAATCGCCCAATCCGGAGAGGTGAATGTCAAGATCGTTAAATGCAACACCGACGAGAATCCCGGCCTGGCCAGCCGTTTTGCGATCAACTCGATCCCGACCCTCATATTGTTCAAGGGGGGGCAGGAGGCGGAAAGGATGGTAGGCGTACAGCCGGCAGCATCGCTCAAGAAGAGGCTCCAATAA